A stretch of the Zeugodacus cucurbitae isolate PBARC_wt_2022May chromosome 6, idZeuCucr1.2, whole genome shotgun sequence genome encodes the following:
- the LOC105218596 gene encoding LOW QUALITY PROTEIN: cytochrome P450 4p1-like (The sequence of the model RefSeq protein was modified relative to this genomic sequence to represent the inferred CDS: inserted 4 bases in 3 codons) — protein MVLWTLVIGAIITAWLYKLNKDYVVLTLFAKRVRTADGTPLQNSVALPKGRTIFGNAFDFLLSSDSIFDFSRKLASDMKRSYLQYGLFTPFYNIITAEDAKLVMSDRKNLITKGIVYSLMEPFLKKGLLTSAEKKWHSRRKMLTPAFHFNILGQFEEIFKEESKQFVESLDASDLNSVNLNEVIPRFTIHTICETALGVKLNDPQKVDQYLASFKKIEEVFLMRLANPFYVFNTIYKIFLVPRIVKHLSVVDNFSXEIIDKRRHLFAAELEQSQGSEEENQDSNTKKRYAMLDTLLHAERDGLIDHAGICEEVNTFIFEGYDTTSMALIFALMHXMQERCYQEIVQNLGDDLSRLEIKHLNNLKYLECFIKETLRLYPSVSVIXTRETPLANNLILPKGTQIIIHIIDIHRNPTYYENPNKFDPKRFTPEASAGRHPFAFVPFRAGQRNCIEV, from the exons ATGGTGCTCTGGACACTGGTGATTGGTGCGATCATAACCGCTTGGCTGTACAAACTAAATAAGGATTACGTGGTGCTGACTTTATTTGCTAAGCGTGTACGAACAGCTGATGGCACACCGTTGCAGAATTCAGTGGCGCTCCCCAAGGGACGTACAATTTTCGGCAAtgctttcgattttttattgtcCTCAGATAGTA TATTCGATTTTTCACGCAAACTCGCCTCCGATATGAAACGCAGTTATCTCCAATATGGACTCTTTACaccattttataatataatcacCGCTGAGGATGCTAAGCTTGTGATGAGCGATCGAAAAAATCTAATCACTAAGGGTATTGTTTATAGTTTAATGGAGCCCTTCTTGAAAAAAGGACTTTTGACGTCAGCAg AGAAAAAATGGCACTCTCGTAGAAAAATGCTGACTCCCGCCTTTCATTTCAACATACTGGGACAATTCGAAGAGATTTTTAA AGAGGAGAGTAAACAATTTGTGGAGAGTTTAGATGCCAGTGATTTAAATTctgtaaatttaaatgaagttaTTCCAAGATTTACAATCCACACTATATGCG AGACTGCTTTGGGTGTCAAATTGAATGACCCACAGAAAGTTGATCAATATCTTGCCAGTTTCAAAAAGATCGAAGAAGTATTTTTGATGCGACTCGCAAATCCATTTTACGTTttcaatactatatataaaatattcttagTGCCTAGAATTGTGAAACATCTTTCAGTTGTTGATAATTTCTC TGAGATAATTGACAAACGTCGTCACCTATTCGCGGCAGAACTAGAGCAAAGTCAAGGGAGTGAAGAGGAAAATCAAGA TTCCAATACGAAGAAACGTTACGCCATGTTGGACACACTCTTACACGCCGAACGCGACGGCCTCATCGATCATGCGGGTATTTGTGAGGAAGTGAACACATTTATATTCGAGGGCTACGACACCACATCGATGGCACTCATATTTGCACTCATGC ACATGCAAGAACGTTGCTATCAAGAGATCGTTCAAAATTTAGGCG ATGATTTGAGCCGATTGGAAATCAAACATTTGAACAATCTGAAGTACCTGGAGTGTTTCATTAAGGAGACTCTTCGTCTGTACCCCTCCGTATCAGTTA GGACGCGCGAGACGCCACTTGCCAACAACTTAATATTACCGAAAGGTACGCagattattatacatataatagatATACATCGTAATCCAACTTACTATGAAAATCCAAACAAATTCGACCCGAAACGTTTCACGCCTGAAGCTTCAGCCGGGCGTCATCCATTCGCTTTTGTACCATTCAGAGCAGGGCAGAGAAATTGTATTG AAGTTTAA